DNA from Salvia splendens isolate huo1 unplaced genomic scaffold, SspV2 ctg712, whole genome shotgun sequence:
cgtgggattctttcccttgtagccggtcgtgtagaaccctttcaggcagcggggcagttcttccactcccaatgcatacaatctatgctgcccaacatcccggggaacccatgcttctccccgtgcatctgcatcagatcttGGCACTCTTCAGGGGTAGGGATTCGAAgatactgatcacggaatatttcaatgacgtcctgacagaaatacttcagatAATCCAGGgtagtcgtctcaccgatgtggaggtactcgtcccacatgtccgccgcgcctccgtaggctaACTggctgattgccgcagtgcacttttgtataggtgtgtggccgggtctgccagccgcatcgtaccTGAACCGGAAACATAAATACCGACGCTCCAAAGCATTAACGATATGCATAAACACTGCCCtacgcatcctaaaacgccgcccgAAAAGAGGCGCCCCAAACCTCGGCTCCTCTgcaaagtagtcttcatatagccgctgatgtgcagctacgtgatcccgatcaatcactgctcgtcgGTGGATAACGGgtggaggtcgaggtaccgccggctgcaaggccctttgtaACAACCAGTTTATCTcgcgggacgtataggcctccaactcttcgttcatttgccgttcgtactcctcagcatccccgccactaccaccactactaccacccgcgttactcatttcacgttgttgctcttgtacataaattaagatggagagaaaactcgttaaaacaaatgatgcgaatgaaaatgacgtgcaaatcgtgtatatatagtgtttcgaaaaattaaaaaaaattgagctggccgatcgctcgccgatcgggagcctgcaatggcggccagccgaccggcGAGCAGATCGGCCAGCCCCCGAAAATCGGCGTCAGGTCACTGATTTTTCCACCGAAATGGCGCTCgacggttccaatggttcggcgagcggaccggccagtgccgggaatcggctagcctgtccgctcgccggcattggagatgctctaagtcgTTGAGATCTACAAATATCAAAATGCGACGATTTTAGTAGATGAATAAAAAATGAGAGGCGGATTATACCAATAGGGCGGGCCGCATATTAATTAGTCAACTAGTCATCATTTTTAGTGGTTTGGGCGGAGAAATGGAAATGGAGTCCCCGTTTAAGTCCGACGTCCTCAAAGGCAAGGTTGCTCTTCTCACCGGCGGAGGCTCCGGCATCGGCTTTGAGATCTCCACCCAATTCGGCAAACACGGAGCCTCCGTCGCCATCATGGGCCGCCGCAGGAATGTCCTCGACGACGCCGTTTCTGCCCTCACCTCCCGAGGCATCCCCGTATTATTTCTTACTCCCTTCTCTCTCACTTTCACTTTTTAACTAATTTTCGCTTCCAATTCCGCTTTTCACCATCTCAAATCCGCTTTTCATCTGCTCTGCTGCTTTTTTGCTTCATGTTTTTTATTGCTTTCTCGATTTTGATTGTGTTGCTATTTGGTAGCTACCAATTTTCGTCTTTAATTTCTCACTGGAAATTGTTTTAGGCAATTGGTTTTGAAGGGGATGTTAGGAATTTGGAAGATGCAAAAAGAGCCGTAGAGGCAACGGTGAAGCATTTCGGGAAGCTTGATATTCTGGTCAATGCGGCGGCCGGCAATTTTTTATCTGCAGCTGAAAATCTCTCTCCCAAAGGCTTCAAGACAGGTTGGTTTAGTTATCTCCTTTGAATAATGAATACTATTAGTCAATTAAAAACTTTATCTGGAAACTAATTTAAATGATGTGATGATGAATCAACCATATAATGAAGACTTGAGATCTTTACTTCTAAAATGAATGAATACTCTATGCAGTTATGGACATTGATAGTGTTGGGACATTCACAATGTTGTAGGAAAAACATGTGGGAAATTAGAAAGGACTCAAAACCTTTCAttttcctaagtcttttggcttttcaacctccaagtgtttatgaggtgccttaaacccgagacctctcgtgtggccactcctagcctataaataggcttgttttgagagatggaagacacacaacacaacctacaatcattctctcttctctcatagctcaagcactctagttcgcatcttaggagcatcgcattgctcggttctcgcctccaattcaagttcgccggagcctacgagtttgaggtgcttcaactcggtaggaggaaagtcgtttcatctttggggacattgcgccaatccgtgagcactagccggggcgtttTTCGTCTtgggtcacctcgactcgacttgaagaagacaatagtttgcatctctttactttcgttgtaatttatattattatatttaccttccagttttgttcttttataatagcaagagttttcccgtgtaaaggctacaatatttccaacaaatgtGTCACGAGGCGCTCAAGTATCTCAAGAAAGACGGACCTGGAAAAGCCGGAGGCCTTATTTTGAACATCAGCGCCACTTTGCACTACACAGCATCATGGTATCAGATCCATGTATCTGCAGCCAAGGTTTGTAGTTTGATGCTTGTGTGAACATCGTTGTTCTTTGAGTTAATTTGTTGCTCTTTTTTTCTGTGTGCAGGCTGCTATCGATGCGTTGACAAGAAATTTGGCACTGGAATGGGGCACCGATTATGATATAAGAGTTAATGGGATTGCACCAGGTCCTATAGGAGACACGGCTGGCCTGAGTAAACTTCTGCCTGATGAAATTGGTAACAAAATAAGTGATTATATGCCTCTCTACAAACTTGGTGAGAAGTGGGACATTGCCATGGCTGCCGTGTACCTTGCCTCGGATGCTGGTAAGGCACATTTGATGAAGCAACCTGTCTCCTTTACTTGGATATAATTCGTCATGATTGCAGCAACTACTGTCTTTAGGTTTTAGGCTTTGACACCATGTTTCTTCGTTTTCCTGTTGTAATGTAACCGTCTTATGTGAAGGTAAATACGTCAATGGGAGCATCCTCCCTGTTGATGGAGGATTGTAGCTGAGCCATCCTCGTCATCTGGCTAAGGATGAGGTGAAGCAGATTTCCCGAACCGTAGAGAAAAGATCTCGTGCTGCCCCAGCTGGCCTTCCGACGAGCAAACTGTAGCTCGAGTTCAAATTGCACCGAATACATCATGGACTAAATTCGTAAGCATTTAGTTGGAACACCATTTGTCGAATTCTACaggttttattaaaaattagaaGGAAATAACTTAATCTCCTTCCTAGTAAATTAGAAGGATTACATGATCATGTGTGAATGAAAATTGATGTTTCAAATGTCTTGGCATTTATTTATGTTCTCGGTTAAAATGTGGTAGCTCTGTTTTGGTTCATCAAATGGAACTCTTTTAAGATAGGCAGGCCTGGCTTCTATCAACTACCTACACTATAACCTGTGTCAATGTCTTTCAGCCATTTGATTTCATCGGAGCAAAACCATTGAGCCCCGTTTAGTAGAAGAAGCAGTTCCTCCTGGAGTTCAATATTGGTGCAGCGGAGCAGAATATATATCCAGGGGTTGAAACCTAAGACGGCGTAATGGTCCATCCTGTTCAGTAACGACGAGATTCCACAAAGGTCACAATAGTACTCAAATGGCCAACACCCTCCACTCTATGCACTCTAGTGTCCTCGGTCTAACAGGTTACTATCGTCGTTTTATTAAGGATTATGGCAAGATTGCAACTCCTTCAACTAACAATAACATACTATAAAAACCGACACCCGCAAGTGAACTTGGCCTAGCGAAGCCGAGCAAGCACAAGCCCTCAATGTTGCTCTTACTATTTTCCTAACTAACGAACTCAAAAAAATGTCTGGCTATGATGGACATGGAacggaaaaataaataaaatgaagtataatttaattattcatttaaaTAACTTGTGGCCGCATTTGATAATCTGACAAATTTTAGAGACAAAAATTTGTAGAGTTCACTTACCTACATAAgaataacaaataaatatacCTTGAAAAAGTGAAATATTCCATTAATAGGAAATAAAGGAAAAGCAGGAAATATGCTGGTGGATTCAATTTAGTATTTATTTAGCAactaagggcatccacagtggggcggacgataggccgcccgatgcttCAGGCGCGCCATCATCCgtcactgtgggtgcgcggacgacggacgatgcgtcgtccgcggacgaagcgtggacgatagggcatcgtccgcccactatGGGTGACACGGACAATGGCGCGAACGATGCAAcacgtttttgttttttttttcaaaatttgtctatttaaacctcgattgtcattctatttttcatacgaacatttctcgcatctctcatctctctggttcaaggaatcttgcacaacatgatagtcgaacatgaaggtaggagcatcaccgattggaccgatgacgaaggtgcatctagctcttccAGCACGGCGACCCTGCCCCCTGCTCAAGGATTACCGACGGGTTTCAATGAGGTtttatctagacaggcctcattGTGCAATCAACACgaccatgcgcagctcatgaacgacatgattgaagaagtgtgggcccgtaaccgccatcgctgagtttgcgtatttttttaattcgtattgtaatgtattaattttataaatgaaatgaaggtttttcctaatttttgtagttatttaaatattcaaataaaagaaaatgcttagggcgacccactgcaggtggaagggtaagaggataaaatgctgacgtgacgGTGACGCCCCactatggatgctctaaaaacACCACATGAGATTTTCCAGTAGTTAATGGCGCACTCGCCCGTAGTGTCCATATATTCTCTCcctaaaatacaaatatactcCATTTATTCTAACCACAAAACATGTTTGCTTTTGGATTATAAAGATTCCACACATTATTAAGTTATACCTTCATTTCTtgctttattaattttatattaaaattaatattctctATAATGAGATTATTTCATTTTGGATATCCAAAAATACTatgaaaaatagtttcatttttcCATTACGTGTACACTATTCTAAATTCTATTCACCTTTTCTTCTTCACTTTATatttacacattttttttatcttcattatcatattttatctattatttttattttattaaaagtcgTGCTGCAACTATATTAGTGGAagagtattttttaaataatgagaAATTATTCAACTTTTATTATCTAACGGTTAGAAATTAGACTGTGGTCGAGTGGCCCCATATATTGCATAATGCTCTTAACCTACGCCTCAACTTTACATTATAAAACTACACACCCCACTTGATTCATCCAACTGGTGACTGATCTCTCTGCATCGATACATTCATCGATTTTATCAACGTAAGCTCGATCTCTCTTATCTTCGCCCTTATATTCACATTCGCTTCGGATCTATATGTTTATAATGTTACCTGATTCTTCTTTGTTCGGCTGGTTTTTGTTCAGGATTTTGATCTGAAAATGGCGACGAAGAAGAGTGTGGGTACGCTGAAGGAAGCCGATCTAAAGAGCAAGAAAGTTCTGGTGAGAGCGGATCTGAACGTGCCGTTGGATGATAACTTCAACATTACCGATGATACCAGGATCAGAGCCGCTGTCCCTACCATCAAGTATTTAACGGGATATGGTGCTAAAATCATCCTCACTTCTCACCTTGTACGTATTCATTTTTCATATATTACTAAATCCTGGATTAAACTGGAAGCATTCGTATTTGTTTTATACATATTCTGCTAGAGGTTTCTTCTTTTCTGCgtttatttgaattaatttataGTATGACCGGGTGTTTACATTTctataaatttctaaacatgatGATTTGATGTTGGTAATGCTTCGGAGTGTGCGTATTGCTTGCTTAATTAATTGTGCTTTCTAGGTTGAAGGGATAAGTTAGGTAGTTATGAGTGCTCAATACTAGGGCTGTGTTAGATATATTTGTTCTTCAATTCGTTTGGATATATGTTTATATCTACTTGTTTTTGTGCGCTAGTATCCAAGGTATCTTTACTGCGAACTAAATTAATTATGTGAGCTTGATGTTGTGATCTTAGTAATAAATCAACTGCCATGTATGATGTGTTACCTTGTTTAgttattaaaaaatatgttgGTTTTTCAGGGCCGTCCAAAAGGTGTCACACCAAAATACAGTTTAAAGCCTCTCGTTCCCAGACTATCTGAGCTTCTTGGAATCCAGGTTCTGAGTACAGCAATCACCTTTTCAATGTTGATCTATGTTACTTTGTCGGCCAAGTGTTTTGCTTATCTGAGTTATTTTGTGTTGGCAGGTCAAGATGTCTAATGATTGTATTGGTGAAGAAGTTCAGAAGCTGGTAGCTGAATTGCCAGATGGTGGTGTTCTTCTCCTGGAGAATGTTAGGTTTTACAAAGAAGAGGAGAAAAATGATCCCGAGTTTGCAAAAAAGCTTGCTTCTCTTGCAGATTTGTATGTTAATGATGCATTTGGAACTGCACACAGAGCTCATGCCTCAACAGAGGGAGTTACCAAGTACTTGAAGCCATCTGTTGCTGGATTCCTTATGCAGAAGGTCAGCTGACTAATCTTTCGTTGCGCTGCTAAACACCATATTATCCTTTTCTGCTTCGCAAAAGAATAAACCAATCCCGCATAGTCTATGTTGTAGTACTACTTTTTAAAGCTACTGCCTGATAAAAACGCTGTTGGTTTCAAGTTTTCAATCTTAGATGGCTGTtcacctttttttttgttttgtcaaCACTGCAATACACGTTTGTATCAATGAACTTGCATTCTGAAATAATGATTCTATTTAATGCATCTCAGGAACTTGATTATTTAGTTGGAGCGGTGTCCAATCCAAAGAAGCCTTTTGCTGCCATTGTGGGTGGCTCAAAGGTCTCATCCAAAATTGGTGTTATTGAATCACTTTTGTCCAAGGTCGATGTCCTGATTCTCGGTGGTGGTATGATCTTCACTTTCTACAAAGCCCAAGGACTTGCGGTGGGATCCTCACTTGTGGAGTCCGACAAGCTTGATCTTGCAACTTCTCTCATGGAGAAGGCTAAGGCTAAAGGAGTATCCCTTTTGCTGCCTTCTGATGTAGTTATTGCTGACAAATTTGCTGCTGATGCAAATAGCAAGGTATGCAGTTTTTGCCAAAGTGGTAAATATAAGCTCAGCTATAGTTTGGTAATATATGTACTGAATTGTCTTAAGTTTAATCAAGGGTGATTATTTCATTGGCTTTACTTTGATGAACAAAATAGAAACAACTGAAGCACCTTTGCTGCTATCTGTGTGGTTTTTGATCATAAAAATTAATTGCTGCATTTACCTTCAGACTGTTCCAGCATCTGCCATTCCCGATGGATGGATGGGATTAGATATTGGTCCAGATTCGATCAAATCATTTGGCGAAGCTCTTGATTCTACCAAGACAATAATCTGGAACGGCCCAATGGGTGTTTTTGAATTCGACAAGTTTGCAGCAGGAACAGAGGTATTGATTAAGTACTATTAAATTGCGATATCTTCATGTTTACATTTATCCCTAGTATAAATTTGCTGGACAAGACTTTAAAGTAAAGATAATTTGCAATGTTTCCTGTTCAGGCTATCGCAAAGAAGCTGGCGGAACTGAGTGGAAAGGGAGTGACAACAATCATAGGAGGCGGTGACTCAGTTGCTGCAGTCGAGAAGGTTGGACTCGCAGAGAAGATGAGCCATATCTCAACTGGAGGTGGTGCGAGCTTGGAACTTCTTGAGGGAAAGACACTACCTGGAGTCCTTGCCCTTAATGATGCATAAGCTATCTTGTTTCGTCGTCTCAAAATGCCCTTTTAGTTGGCGTGTCTGGTTTTCTGCGAAAAACACATTGCTGAGATGTTAGAGTTGGTCTTGTAGAGTGGTAGGCCGAAAACGCGAATAATCATCACCAATATATTTCGGTGCAATAACGTATgtttttcatcttcttttttTACTCATGAAGAGCTGTTGCATTTTTTCACCCAAGTAAGAAACCACGATGGATGAACTAATAAGGATGAATAAAGATTACTAAAGCCTGTGTTTGGATGCTCAGTTCTCACTTGTCAACATGATTAACTTATGTTTAGCAGGTGGGAATATCCAATACTTGCAAATGATAGTAAAAAGTATGATTTTGTTATCCACAGTTGAATCGCCTGGGTTTAATTCAAATCTTGACATAGAGAGATTGCCGCACATCATCATGTCATGAGCccaaaagaaaacaagaaaaaactGTCTAtctttattgaaaaataaattgatattttagatatatttccataaaaattttagaaaatatatcAATGTAGATAAAAATTCATACTTCTACCATTTTATccaattttttcaaataaaaagtcGTACACATGAACTCTTGTAAGGAGAGGGCATATTTTTGCTGAAGACTAATGTTGAAAGCGGAAGCGTTAAAGATGGTTATAAATATGTTGAAATGGTGCCCAAATTCATACCCTTCAGCGACCCACAAAATTACTCAACTGCACAACAATCTCAAACTCTTCCGCTCCACCCACTCGCCCTTACGCTCATTCTCAGCACAATCATCAATCTCGACGCACGACGATGTTCAAGTTCCCTCTTCCTCCCCCTTCACAGGTCCCTCCCGATTGCTCCAATACGGCCTCGATTTTCCCTTGTCTTTGGCTTAATTTATCGCATTATATTATTAGGGTTGGATGAGACGATGACGGGATTCATATTCGGGAAGAAGAAGGCAACTGAAGTTGCTCACGCGTAGGTACTTCTTCTCCGGCTGCaaatgttgtttttatttagtAAGCGTTTTCACCAGTGGTTGCATTAGGGTTTGGAACAATGTTGTCCGGAAAGGGGATCTGGTGGTCGACGCCACTTGTGGCAATGGTCACGACACAGTGGCTATGGCGAGATTAGTTGCAGATGATGCCGGCAGAGGCTGCGTCTTTGCAATGGACCTTCAGAAATCTGCTTTAGAAAGCACTTCATCTTTGCTCGATCAATCACTCACTCCTCATCAGGTCATATTCTCTTGTTgctttaattttatagtatcaTGTATTGACTCTAAATCATAAGTCTAATAAGTATACTGGCTTATGTTGGGCATTTTGGTGGAAGGTAGGATAAAGCTTGTGATTAATTCATTAAAATATGTGATGGAACTGtgacgctgtctctataccgtctcttaaacc
Protein-coding regions in this window:
- the LOC121791066 gene encoding peroxisomal 2,4-dienoyl-CoA reductase [(3E)-enoyl-CoA-producing]-like, which codes for MEMESPFKSDVLKGKVALLTGGGSGIGFEISTQFGKHGASVAIMGRRRNVLDDAVSALTSRGIPAIGFEGDVRNLEDAKRAVEATVKHFGKLDILVNAAAGNFLSAAENLSPKGFKTVMDIDSVGTFTMCHEALKYLKKDGPGKAGGLILNISATLHYTASWYQIHVSAAKAAIDALTRNLALEWGTDYDIRVNGIAPGPIGDTAGLSKLLPDEIGNKISDYMPLYKLGEKWDIAMAAVYLASDAGKYVNGSILPVDGGL
- the LOC121791069 gene encoding uncharacterized protein LOC121791069 translates to MVINMLKWCPNSYPSATHKITQLHNNLKLFRSTHSPLRSFSAQSSISTHDDVQVPSSSPFTGLDETMTGFIFGKKKATEVAHAVWNNVVRKGDLVVDATCGNGHDTVAMARLVADDAGRGCVFAMDLQKSALESTSSLLDQSLTPHQVGFGRARAFAGVKAPKFVKYSESASSPPRNHAFPAPAIHTSAFQRAHFTSNSGIFRVFLFLKASRFYQICSYLM
- the LOC121791073 gene encoding phosphoglycerate kinase, cytosolic-like, whose product is MATKKSVGTLKEADLKSKKVLVRADLNVPLDDNFNITDDTRIRAAVPTIKYLTGYGAKIILTSHLGRPKGVTPKYSLKPLVPRLSELLGIQVKMSNDCIGEEVQKLVAELPDGGVLLLENVRFYKEEEKNDPEFAKKLASLADLYVNDAFGTAHRAHASTEGVTKYLKPSVAGFLMQKELDYLVGAVSNPKKPFAAIVGGSKVSSKIGVIESLLSKVDVLILGGGMIFTFYKAQGLAVGSSLVESDKLDLATSLMEKAKAKGVSLLLPSDVVIADKFAADANSKTVPASAIPDGWMGLDIGPDSIKSFGEALDSTKTIIWNGPMGVFEFDKFAAGTEAIAKKLAELSGKGVTTIIGGGDSVAAVEKVGLAEKMSHISTGGGASLELLEGKTLPGVLALNDA